A single Anopheles arabiensis isolate DONGOLA chromosome 2, AaraD3, whole genome shotgun sequence DNA region contains:
- the LOC120897066 gene encoding mediator of RNA polymerase II transcription subunit 7 — MSNAEAIQVSSLPLPPAQYINLYTDENIRKNRAPKPPAPIQDAYTMFGSPFSNDDNIIRPLESQGFKRLYPQHFDRRKELKKLNHSLLVNFLDLIDLLVHYPDSPRRAEKIEDLSLLFVHIHHLLNEFRPHQARETLRVMMELQKRQRIETAQRFQNHLEKVREMVKNAFASLPDLTDADRLAGGLEPMDVGESGDLAGGRGEGCHPLDRLMCELVDRM; from the coding sequence ATGTCAAACGCGGAAGCCATCCAGGTCAGctcgctgccgctgccgcccgCGCAGTACATCAACCTGTACACGGACGAAAACATACGAAAGAACCGTGCCCCGAAGCCCCCGGCACCGATCCAGGATGCGTACACAATGTTCGGCAGCCCGTTCAGCAACGACGACAACATCATCCGGCCGCTCGAAAGCCAGGGCTTCAAGCGGCTGTACCCGCAGCACTTTGACCGGCGAAAGGAGCTGAAAAAGCTGAACCACTCGCTGCTGGTCAACTTTCTCGACCTGATCGATCTGCTGGTGCACTATCCGGACAGCCCGCGACGGGCGGAAAAGATCGAGGATCTCAGCCTGCTGTTCGTGCACATCCACCACCTGCTGAACGAGTTCCGGCCGCACCAGGCGCGCGAAACGCTGCGCGTCATGATGGAGCTGCAGAAGCGGCAGCGGATAGAGACGGCCCAGCGCTTCCAGAACCACCTGGAGAAGGTGCGCGAGATGGTGAAGAATGCGTTCGCCTCGCTGCCGGATCTGACGGATGCGGATCGGCTGGCCGGCGGGCTGGAACCGATGGACGTGGGCGAGTCGGGCGATCTTGCCGGCGGCCGGGGCGAAGGATGCCACCCACTGGACAGGCTAATGTGCGAGCTTGTGGATAGGATGTGA